A single genomic interval of Pseudarthrobacter chlorophenolicus A6 harbors:
- a CDS encoding ParB family protein, giving the protein MQQFIAQQTQPQQSAPEPPVVEKKTYRKTSFFQSRESGARMRSAYMATRHLTGSRTLSDFILAAVEREVEALERKYNGGDRFTADPGSVPRGRPLET; this is encoded by the coding sequence GTGCAGCAGTTCATCGCGCAGCAGACCCAGCCACAGCAGTCGGCTCCTGAACCGCCCGTGGTGGAGAAGAAGACATACCGGAAGACCAGCTTCTTCCAGTCCAGGGAATCCGGGGCCCGGATGCGGTCCGCTTACATGGCGACCCGGCACCTCACCGGCTCAAGGACGCTGTCGGATTTCATCCTGGCCGCAGTGGAGCGTGAGGTGGAGGCCCTCGAGCGGAAGTACAACGGGGGAGACAGGTTCACCGCGGATCCCGGCAGTGTCCCGCGCGGCCGTCCCCTGGAGACCTGA
- a CDS encoding helix-turn-helix domain-containing protein: MSREDNDPARAWAALAPLLAGQPRVRLSRDAGKTYPLKHERALSEDLPSLPAAVRIFGKDGTCAALFLDFDSSVAGVDWVLADVRAVQTWLHSVGARWIEDYSPNGGRHVYIPLAQRVTFSEARDLVEALGTRYRTLDKTPHQNLLHGCMRTPGSPHKRGGHQELAMSLSMAYDIARRPNSPAVWSAMTADLAGEISAVRALRLEDTFTPETSEVPKIQHPAGRMSRAMQLMAQTGLYDTNRYATDSDARQAIITGAAAAGLELVDVERRMLQGVWPGLASFYARYASRHRIPALRRDWINAVAYLSKNPAKRDTNDNVRRSPTSQPNTQPPAPKGLNPVSVNPDAEHRYIRTWRNALRIREVNYQQSRTGMARRMVLRSLGEAAHMTASRFIEFGVRSIAVATGLDHTTVALHLKALRQEKDPLVTLVEEARGTKGDLYMLTVPEDLKAAAEDAAWQKGKIHALRPVFRELGLPAAFVYEALEHSPAMPTSEIVRVTRLSRSSVHEALEVLSAWNLVTRNAGRSWSVVASTSLKQLAEQFGVLEAVAAQLQRYRVERILWREWLSKHVNTVAELLSPGEDYPWHQFEGPPDDWALPDIAFRRAG; this comes from the coding sequence GTGTCACGTGAGGATAACGATCCTGCCCGCGCATGGGCAGCCTTGGCCCCCCTCCTGGCGGGGCAGCCGCGCGTCCGGCTCTCCCGTGACGCGGGCAAAACCTACCCGTTGAAGCACGAACGTGCTCTGAGCGAGGACCTCCCATCGCTGCCGGCGGCGGTCAGGATCTTCGGCAAAGACGGCACCTGCGCAGCCCTCTTTCTTGACTTTGACTCCTCTGTGGCCGGTGTCGACTGGGTGCTGGCAGACGTTCGTGCCGTCCAGACCTGGCTTCACTCTGTAGGAGCCCGCTGGATCGAGGACTACTCCCCCAACGGCGGCCGACACGTCTACATTCCGCTTGCGCAGCGGGTCACCTTCTCTGAAGCGCGGGATCTTGTCGAGGCGCTGGGCACGCGGTACCGGACCCTGGACAAGACCCCGCACCAGAACCTTCTTCACGGCTGCATGCGTACCCCTGGTTCCCCCCACAAGCGCGGCGGCCACCAGGAACTCGCCATGTCACTTTCCATGGCATACGACATCGCCCGTCGGCCCAATTCCCCTGCGGTATGGTCCGCTATGACCGCCGACCTGGCAGGTGAGATCAGCGCTGTCCGGGCACTGCGTCTTGAGGACACCTTCACCCCGGAAACCAGTGAAGTTCCGAAGATCCAGCACCCTGCCGGCCGGATGTCCCGCGCGATGCAGCTAATGGCCCAGACCGGTCTCTACGACACGAACCGGTACGCCACCGACTCTGATGCCCGCCAGGCGATCATCACCGGTGCCGCGGCAGCTGGCCTGGAGCTCGTGGACGTGGAGCGCAGGATGCTTCAGGGCGTGTGGCCCGGACTTGCCTCCTTCTACGCCCGCTATGCCTCCCGCCACCGGATACCGGCTCTCCGGCGGGACTGGATCAACGCGGTCGCCTACCTCAGCAAAAACCCTGCCAAAAGAGACACGAATGACAATGTCCGCAGATCCCCCACAAGCCAGCCAAATACACAGCCCCCAGCACCTAAGGGTCTGAATCCAGTTTCGGTGAATCCCGATGCAGAGCATCGGTACATCCGGACGTGGCGAAATGCACTCCGCATCAGAGAGGTGAACTACCAGCAGTCCAGAACAGGCATGGCTCGGCGAATGGTGTTGAGGTCACTGGGGGAGGCAGCGCACATGACGGCGTCCCGGTTCATCGAATTCGGCGTCCGTTCCATTGCTGTTGCGACAGGCCTGGATCACACCACCGTCGCGTTGCACCTGAAGGCCCTGCGGCAGGAGAAAGACCCCCTGGTTACCCTGGTGGAGGAAGCCCGCGGAACGAAGGGCGATCTGTATATGCTCACCGTCCCCGAAGACCTCAAGGCCGCGGCCGAGGACGCCGCCTGGCAGAAGGGGAAGATCCACGCCCTGCGTCCGGTATTCCGCGAACTGGGGCTGCCGGCAGCCTTTGTTTACGAGGCACTCGAGCACTCCCCCGCCATGCCGACATCCGAGATCGTTCGCGTAACCAGACTCTCCCGCTCCTCGGTTCACGAAGCCCTCGAAGTGCTGTCCGCCTGGAACCTGGTGACCAGGAACGCCGGCCGGTCCTGGTCTGTCGTGGCATCGACTTCCCTGAAGCAGCTGGCAGAGCAGTTCGGTGTCCTGGAAGCGGTTGCGGCCCAGTTGCAGCGCTACCGCGTGGAGCGGATCCTTTGGCGCGAGTGGCTATCGAAGCACGTCAACACCGTTGCCGAGCTCCTCTCCCCCGGCGAAGATTACCCCTGGCATCAGTTCGAGGGACCGCCCGATGATTGGGCCCTGCCGGACATCGCGTTCAGGAGGGCCGGGTAG
- a CDS encoding ParA family protein, protein MSAIIIAVCNQKGGVGKTTLVTGLAEVFSRTLRKKVLVIDADPQYNVTSALGVTDPEFTLNDVLYGDESNNQKIMPGVAADAIMPAGEAWQPRADKKENFPQLDLIAAERNLASRERDSMMAREHRLRIALKGVTDEYDIVLIDCAPSLGILTVNALTAATHALLVTEPRVASVEGLSEIVTTISEVQENLNENIELLGVVINKQKKRADQMHWIEKVNANFGDLVLEPMLQDREVFAKAQAASQPLRAWGSEAAPHRGDLVILANNIWKGAQS, encoded by the coding sequence ATGTCGGCAATAATCATCGCCGTCTGCAACCAAAAAGGCGGCGTTGGCAAGACGACGCTGGTGACCGGCTTGGCAGAGGTTTTTTCTCGGACCCTGCGCAAGAAGGTCCTTGTCATAGACGCTGATCCCCAGTACAACGTGACCTCGGCCCTGGGCGTGACCGATCCGGAGTTCACCCTCAACGACGTCCTCTACGGTGACGAGTCGAACAACCAGAAGATCATGCCCGGTGTTGCCGCGGACGCCATCATGCCGGCGGGGGAGGCCTGGCAGCCCCGTGCGGACAAGAAGGAGAACTTCCCACAGCTCGACCTGATCGCCGCCGAACGGAACCTGGCTTCCCGGGAGCGGGACTCCATGATGGCCCGGGAACACCGGCTTCGGATCGCCCTGAAAGGGGTCACCGACGAGTACGACATCGTCCTCATCGACTGCGCCCCGTCCCTCGGCATCCTGACGGTCAACGCCCTGACTGCCGCCACTCATGCACTGCTCGTGACCGAACCGCGGGTCGCCTCGGTAGAAGGTCTCTCGGAGATCGTCACCACCATCTCTGAGGTTCAGGAGAACCTGAACGAGAACATCGAGCTCCTTGGCGTTGTCATCAACAAGCAGAAGAAACGTGCAGACCAGATGCACTGGATCGAAAAGGTCAACGCCAACTTCGGCGACCTCGTCCTTGAGCCGATGCTGCAGGACCGCGAGGTGTTCGCCAAGGCGCAGGCCGCATCGCAGCCGTTGCGCGCCTGGGGATCGGAAGCGGCACCGCACAGAGGCGACCTGGTGATCCTGGCCAACAACATCTGGAAGGGCGCACAGTCATGA
- a CDS encoding helix-turn-helix domain-containing protein, giving the protein MAMLRDNGSHYEPRSQLSNPREFGKKLSPEFVQETPDNTYRVSGAMAQHAFAREVRLALHERGMTIEALSETTGLNYQRLTRILRGTAVMRLDDIGLISRTVPEVFAHGTQALLQLVAANPTRPS; this is encoded by the coding sequence ATGGCAATGCTCCGCGACAACGGCTCCCATTACGAGCCACGTTCGCAGCTAAGCAATCCGCGGGAGTTCGGCAAGAAGCTAAGTCCGGAATTCGTTCAGGAGACCCCCGACAACACTTACCGTGTCTCCGGTGCGATGGCCCAGCATGCCTTTGCCAGGGAGGTCCGTCTCGCCCTCCACGAGCGGGGCATGACCATCGAGGCTCTGTCCGAGACGACCGGGCTGAACTACCAGCGGTTGACGCGCATCCTGCGGGGCACAGCGGTCATGCGGTTGGATGACATCGGATTGATTTCGCGGACGGTGCCCGAGGTGTTCGCCCACGGAACCCAGGCACTGCTCCAACTTGTCGCCGCGAACCCTACCCGGCCCTCCTGA
- a CDS encoding DNA cytosine methyltransferase has translation MAAIVEPDILDLFAGPGGWDRGAELAGIDPKRFVGIELDAAAVQTARAAGYNRVHGNVLDVKPSDYPRVKGLIASAPCPTFSSSGKRTGLTDDYQHVLDVITHIGAEPGCACTWEEMFEDAAGVVQDQRTPLVLQAVRLAFALPSLEWFILEQVPALEYMWEDIAAELYSAGWEFVDVGMLDAMDFGVPSRRRRAFLIAHKTQPVRIPQPAPGTARVSAAAALGWGAGEKIRTRANRKPGGGNLFSTDNPAWCLTEKARTWARESDGSRLTSSQAGVLNGFPHVFPWSGSRSRQFLQAANVVAPQVAAALLAEVGA, from the coding sequence ATGGCAGCCATTGTCGAACCCGACATCCTGGACCTGTTCGCCGGTCCTGGCGGCTGGGACCGGGGAGCCGAACTGGCCGGTATCGATCCGAAGCGTTTCGTGGGAATCGAGCTGGACGCAGCCGCCGTGCAGACGGCCCGCGCAGCAGGGTACAACCGGGTTCACGGCAACGTCCTGGACGTGAAGCCCAGCGACTACCCGCGCGTGAAAGGCCTGATCGCCAGTGCCCCTTGCCCGACCTTCTCCTCCTCCGGCAAGCGCACCGGGCTCACCGACGACTACCAGCACGTCCTGGACGTCATCACCCACATCGGTGCCGAGCCAGGCTGCGCCTGCACCTGGGAGGAGATGTTCGAAGACGCCGCCGGTGTCGTTCAGGACCAGCGCACCCCGTTGGTACTGCAGGCCGTCCGTCTCGCCTTCGCCCTGCCCAGCCTCGAATGGTTCATCCTCGAACAGGTCCCGGCCCTGGAGTACATGTGGGAAGACATCGCCGCCGAGCTGTATTCCGCAGGCTGGGAGTTCGTGGACGTCGGCATGCTCGACGCCATGGACTTCGGTGTCCCGTCCCGCCGCCGCCGAGCATTCCTGATCGCCCACAAGACCCAGCCGGTCCGCATCCCGCAACCGGCACCCGGCACTGCCCGTGTCAGTGCCGCAGCAGCACTGGGGTGGGGAGCGGGGGAGAAGATCCGGACCCGGGCCAACCGCAAGCCCGGCGGCGGGAACCTGTTCAGCACCGACAACCCTGCATGGTGCCTGACGGAGAAGGCCCGGACCTGGGCCCGCGAGTCTGACGGCTCCCGCCTGACGAGTTCCCAGGCCGGTGTGCTCAATGGGTTCCCGCACGTATTCCCATGGTCCGGCAGCCGGTCCCGTCAGTTCCTTCAGGCGGCCAACGTGGTCGCACCTCAGGTGGCCGCTGCGCTGCTGGCCGAGGTCGGAGCCTAA